Sequence from the Rhodothermia bacterium genome:
AAGTGGTGACGTTGGAAAAGGGAGCCGACCCCGACTCGTTTGTTCGGCAATTTGGTGGAGTAGCGTTTCTGAATTACATCCAAAAATATCGCCAAGACTTTATTTCTTTTAAGTTTGATCATGCAAAAAAGCAGGGATTGTGGAATACACCGGAAGGAAAGTCGCAAGTGGTACATGAAGTAGTAGAGACCATCGCTTGTATTCTAGACCCTATTAAACAAGACCTGTATTTGCAGGAAGCCGCTCGCGTGCTTGCTGTTCCGGAAAACAGTTTAAGGCGGGTACTCGGCGCCGTTCGGTCGCATCAAACTGCCAGTGTCCCACGTACCGGAGAAACGGTCGTCGTCAAACGTTTTCATGCACAAGGCGGCGCTGCCGAGACGTTTGGCCAGTCGAAGCCACATGCAGCCGAAAGCATCTTGGCGCGGCTGATGCTCACCGAAGGTGCAGAGATGATCTATTATGTTTTCGGACACATGACTCCCCAAGAATTTACGGCGGGTGTCTCGACGACCCTCGTGGAACTCCTCTTGAACCACGTCGAGAATGGAGCAGTCGAGGTCAATAGAATGGTGCGTGGTGATTTTGGAGCGGACATTCGGGAGTGGGTAACAGAGGTATTGATGAACACCACTTCGGTTTCTAAGAAGTGGGGTGTGCCAGATGACTTTGGTACGCCGTCTGGTTTTAGAGAACCGTATAAAGTGGCAGAAGACGCCATGACGCGGTTAAAACTGTTTCGAATAGATCAGATGATTGAACGATTGAGCCAAGAACTTCGTCTGATGTATGAAAACAATGCAGAGGACGAGCAGGTACTTTCTCAAATTCGAGATCTGCACATTTTTAGGAAAGGTATCGAGCAGCGTACTTTTCTCCAAGACAATGCTTCTTAAATAAAGGTATATACATCTATAAAGGATGTATATTAAAAAGATATTGTAACTCTTGACGCATATGGCCACGAACAACAAACGCAACGTATCCGTTGAAACCGGATCGCTTGGACAACGCGCCACAGAACCGAATAGAACCGCAGCATTGGGTGCTAACTTGCCCGAAATACAGTTGCCTGTCCCACTCCCAAAACCCCCCAGTGTCCGAAGGTCTAAGACAGAGCAAGTGCGGACTCCTGTTGCTGTTCGTGCGAGAAAAGTGCCCCAAAATGCCAAAATTGGTCACGAGACCTTGTATTTTAACCGAGAATTAAGTTGGTTGGATTTTAATTGGCGGGTACTGGCGCAGGCGAAAGACGAACGCTGGCCAATCTTAGAGCGGATCAAATTCTTGGCGATCGCTCATAGCAATATTGATGAGTTCTTTAGAAAACGGATCGGCGGTCTGGATTCACAAGTGGCGGCAAATGTGGCCGTCCGAACGCCAGATGGGAGAACAGCTACGGAACAGTTGGAGTTGATTCGTCCGGTAATCCATGAAATGATGCGTTATTTGCACGATACATGGGAAAAACACCTAAAGCCCTTGTTGCGAAAAAAAGCGCGTGTCGAGATTTGCAATTACGCTGACCTTACGCCTGCCGAAAAAAAAGAAGCCCATGCTTTTTTTGAAGCAAATCTTTTCCCCATACTGACCCCTCTTGGCGTGGATCCGGGCCACCCATTTCCCTTTTTGTCCAATCAAAGCCTTTCCTTGGCGGTTGTCCTCCGTCATCCAGTGCGTGGAACAGAGCATTTTGCGCGGATAAAAGTTCCAACACAACGCCATCCATGGGTTAAAGTGGGTAAGCGTAACCGCTATGTTCCCGTAGAACAAGTTATCACAAATAATTTAGACGAAACCTTCCGAGGGATGGAAGTCGTTTCGGTTTCGGTATTCCGCGTAACACGAAGCGCCGATTTGTCGCTAAACGAAGACGAGGCAGACGATTTGTTGGAAATGGTGTCCGAAGAAGTCCGAAAAAGGCGATTTGCGAAAATTGTCCGATTAGAAGTGGATGATACTATGCCGCCGCATGTCCTTCGTATGCTCTGTGAAGAATTGGAATTAACCAAAGACGATGTTTATCCCGTTCGGGGTATGATGGAACTAAACCGTTGTTTTAAAATCGCTGGTTTACCACTGTCCGACCATCAATTCCCAAGTTGGCAACCCATTACTCCGATACGTTTGTCGGATTTGGATCCGGAAGAAGGTAGGGATATTTTTAGCATCATCCGAGAACGCGACTTAATGATCCATCATCCCTATGAATCTTTTGCACTTAGCACACAAAAATTTATTGAGATTGCCGCCGCCGACCCGCAAGTCGTTGCCATTAAACAAACCCTATACCGTACCTCTGAACAGTCTTTGGTGGTGAAAGCCCTAACGAATGCAGCCGAATTGGGTAAGGAAGTGGCAGTGTTGGTAGAAGTTAAGGCCAGTTTAGACGAAGAGCGCAACATCGCTTGGGCAAATATGATGTCGCGGTATGGTATTCATGTAACCTATGGCTTGGTGGGGCTAAAAACCCATGCAAAGGTGATCTTGGTCTTAAGACAGGAAGAAAATGGCCTGCGCACCTATTGTCACTTAGGTACGGGGAATTATAACCCTGCTACGGCGAGGGTTTATACCGATGTCGGTATTCTGA
This genomic interval carries:
- the ppk1 gene encoding polyphosphate kinase 1, which translates into the protein MATNNKRNVSVETGSLGQRATEPNRTAALGANLPEIQLPVPLPKPPSVRRSKTEQVRTPVAVRARKVPQNAKIGHETLYFNRELSWLDFNWRVLAQAKDERWPILERIKFLAIAHSNIDEFFRKRIGGLDSQVAANVAVRTPDGRTATEQLELIRPVIHEMMRYLHDTWEKHLKPLLRKKARVEICNYADLTPAEKKEAHAFFEANLFPILTPLGVDPGHPFPFLSNQSLSLAVVLRHPVRGTEHFARIKVPTQRHPWVKVGKRNRYVPVEQVITNNLDETFRGMEVVSVSVFRVTRSADLSLNEDEADDLLEMVSEEVRKRRFAKIVRLEVDDTMPPHVLRMLCEELELTKDDVYPVRGMMELNRCFKIAGLPLSDHQFPSWQPITPIRLSDLDPEEGRDIFSIIRERDLMIHHPYESFALSTQKFIEIAAADPQVVAIKQTLYRTSEQSLVVKALTNAAELGKEVAVLVEVKASLDEERNIAWANMMSRYGIHVTYGLVGLKTHAKVILVLRQEENGLRTYCHLGTGNYNPATARVYTDVGILTADREIGKDAINLFHYLTGFAPEQHYKKLIVAPKDLRKRFIEHIETEMKSHQKHGNGLIMAKMNALDDIVVINKLYEASQAGVKIELIVRGHCRLRPKLKGFSENIRVISIIGRFLEHSRIYYFHNNGVPNLFISSADWQRRNLEDRVEVATPVTDDEIRDRLIRILKIALADNRLSWEMNANGQYLQRFPNQGENTCSFHDELMRRAEIRKKGYSGMPWDL